In Theileria equi strain WA chromosome 3, complete sequence, the genomic window TTTTGCCCACAACGCTCTGGATTTAGGCTTcttcattcatccattcttctctCTTCTCCCCCTCTACTCATGGATTTCTCCGGACTGAATGGCTAAAAGAAGAGTCTCTTGGAACCATCTAATAGCCTTATTTTTTAATGATCACAGTGGAGATTATGGGAAACTCAGGcatgaaggaagaatgagtaATGCATGTGTAAGAAGAAGCCCTGAGTCATCTGGGGTATGTATGAAATTCCTTCCACACATTATTAAACATTTGTAACATGGgagaatgaggattctTTATACACTCTTTGCAATATTAGTAGTTAGGGTCGGAATTTGTGGAGGTAATAATGGTGCCAAAGAAGCATTAAAGGGCGCAGAGAAACAGAATCCTCCGAAACCTACACACCCAGCAAGTTCATTGACTTCCAAAGCAGATGGGTCACTGTTCGATCTTGAAGAAGGAGAAGAAGGTGGATTTAAGGTTCTTAAACTGACTCCTAAAACTGGTAAGGTAACTGAGCTCAAGTATGATGGTAAGGATGTATGGTCTGGCAAAGCGACGTTAGGTAAATCTTCAAACCTGGTGGAGGCCCTGATATACTTTGATGAGAATGCTCCGGCATTAGCTATAATTTCCACTGATAAGAATTCAAAGgtctatagataccatgatggtaagCAATGGAAGGATtccaaagaggaagaacatAAGAAGCTACTTGATGCTCTAAAGAAGAAGTATCAACCCATAGAATCTCAGAAACCAGGGGTAATGGAGGATCCAAAGACTTTGGATTTGGCAACACCGAACTCATCGTCATATAGATCATTTGGAACGAATATTAACGGAGTCCCTGCCAGAGTCTATGTAGTTACATCTGGTGTTGATATTACCAAGGTTAAACACGGAGATAAAGTTGTATGGAGTGCTAAAAATGGAGAGTCTTGTTTCTACTGTGCACTCCTTTTGAGGGAAAATGCACCAACTATGACACTCATTAGAATTAAGGGACAAAAGCTTTCTCAAGTACTCGTCGAGAATGATGGCAGCCAATGGAAACTGTCTTCTGGTAATGTCCAGAATAGAATTGAAACATTGAAACAGGGATCTGTCCAGGTTCAAAAATTATCTCTTGACCTTTCCCTGGTAAAAGATAATGAACACTGCAGGATCATAACTTCCGAAGTAAATGGCCTTAAGACTCGCATTTATACCCTAACTTCCGGCAGAGCCATAGAAAGGATTACAGACGACAATGTACATATTTACAATCTGAATGATGGCTCTATAGGTTACTTCTGTGAATACCATTCCAAAGATAACGTTATATTACTCAGAGTACATACCCAAAAGGACTACAATCTTGCAATGCTTTCTTATAAAAAGGAAGGTGATAAATGGAGGAGCATATCTGGAAGGGACTTCAGTGATAAGCTCGTTCAAATGAGAAAAtagattctacattttacaaaaatatCACATGTAAATACAAAAGAGTAAATTGTATCCCTTGTAGGGACTGTCCACAATGTAGATTTCAGACATTTGAAAGCTTAATTTTTCAGATTTGGTATTcataataaatggaaagtATGTACAAGATATCGTATACCATTTTGGAAGTCTAGCTTCTCAGTCTCCAAGAGTCCGAAGAATTActtcctctttgtctaAACTTCCTCCTAATCatattcttcattcttgtacaCTAGTAATTTGgcattcatccatactaACCCTTTGCTCACACCAGTCGAGACGTTAATGGAGTAGGAtgatggaagaatgaatgaatgagtaggATAGTATGAAGAACTAGTGGAGGAACTATTAGGAAATGCTACTGAGTAAAGATGTATTATGTCTGGTAATGTTACTATTGACATTAACAACCGTCCTGGAGGTGGAGTCGAAAAAGACGATAAAGGATACTACTATGAAAGTGATGGTGGTGGAATAGTTAATCTGACGAGTGCCTGGTATCCTGAGTTAGAAGGAACTTACAGGAAGTTAACAcatactccaaaaaatgGGCAGAAGATAAGTACGATTAATAAGGGAGGAACTCCTCAGGAGGGATTTACTGACTTAAGTAGCTATTCAAGTGTCTCAGTATACTACTGGTCAGGGGACAATGGTTTCAGCAAACCTCTTctaattcaacttggaACAGGAGATAATGAATGCTACACTACCACTAATGGTAATAATTGGGGTAAGGACTCTGGCATAACTAGTGGTAATCTAAGGGAGAAACTTAACAAGCAAAACTGCGGAAAGAACAAGGCTCATGTTGTGGATTTATCtcaaaagaagaataacCATAATTACCAATGTCCAGGTTGTCAGATTCAGAGAATTAACGTATTCTACTCCAGCATCGCCAGTATCATTTCCTCTACACACTCCATCGGTAGATCTATTTCAGTAACTAGTTTCAAGAATTCTGACACTTGGCAACGTGGACTTCCATCTCTAAAGGATGTCAGCACCGTCATGgtctactggaatggctATGGTAATACTCCTCTTATAATTGCTCAACAAGCTGGTAAGCAGAGATTTTTCAGAAAGAATAAAGACTATGTAAATTCCTGGATTGAAGTCTCTACCGGTCAAAATGATCTTCCTGATGGAGAAACTCCTACTCTTGCTACTCTTGATTTATCTAGGCCTGCTGGAACATACAATGATGGAGTTGGTAATATAAATGTAACAGTACGAAATGGTTCCATCGGCGATGGTTACTGGAGATACCAGTATTCTCTATGCGGTGGGTTGTTTAAGGTGACCCAAGTTAGTCATAATAATGCTCTGCTTACTGGTGTATCCTCTCAGGACCCTCTTTACAGCATCTCTGCGTATTACTACGCAGACATTTTAGACCTTGAAAAGCTTCTCCTGATTGAACTGAGGTCAAGTGGGAGTTCCAAATATACATACGTGTACTTTCACAGATCATCTAAAGCTGCAGATGAATGGTCAAACTACCCTGAGTCTGGAGGAGAAACTACTAGGCTACAGGGAAATGATCTTACCCAAAAGCTTAAGAAGGAACAATTACCAGATACACGGACTAATCCTTCTTCAACATCTGAATTTAAAGATCATGATTCCATCTCTAATAAGTCTACATCACCAATTGGTCCGGCAATTGGAGGAACTGTATCTGTACTGGTAGCTCTTGTGGCTATGGTCTTGTTGGTAAAGTTTTGGCCAAAGATAAGGACGAGATTCGTTGGAATATGGAATGGTTTTGGTATTCATAAaaaaaggaagaattgAACATGTGAACAGTTTGGGACTTTTGAATCTATGGAGGACTAATCCTATTCCAGTCTTTGTTCAGGCTAAAATAAGTACCTGTATAACCGCCTAGAAATGCCCTAGTGTATATGTTCCTATATCTGTATACTTGCCTAGCTCCCTGACGGTCGCCATTGCTCACTACTTTATAGTTCGCATTCACTCATAATTTTTAGGTCAGATTATTCTGAAAAGTCTTGATGGAGCTGACAATAGGGACGTTATCAGAGCAATTCTTCCCGATGGTTCCATCTACACGAgaatttttacaacatgGAGAGATGATGACATCGTTGACGAATATCCCCGTCTATAAGAATCAAACGATTCCATGGGAACAATTGATGAATTTATGAAGAAAACAACTGATTTGGTCCACTTGAAACTTTCGAGGGCAACTTTTGACATTGAGCTTTCGCATCAGCGCACCAATAATCTCGTGCATGTGACATCCACAACTTTAATGTGACCATCAATTTCCCAGGAAAATTCAGAAATAAGGCGATATGCAAGTCTTGTATCCACTCACTACTCTCTTTGGCCTGAAATACGATTTTATGTAACTATTGGTGTAGTAAAGTACAATGGACACATTGTGGACGACAAAATTGAAGGACTAGTGAGTAGAGAAGTCATCTGGAAATGGGATGTATAATCAAAATTTCACTATAATATCGAGGTATAATGATGGTATGAGTGTGGAGGATAAATATAACTTTGCGTATGATGGTGAAGTTGAACTGGAGTAGGTTCAAATGGCATGAGCTTTAAAAGTGCATTACGGGTACATTAACCGTTGTGATCTTCAGATAAGACATTGGTGCGACTGTAAAATGTCTAGAGTCTCTCAAAGAGAAACATctggaaggatgaataacAAAGGGTAATTTACCCACCTGTTAAAGAAGCACCAGTCACTCATTTATCCCTAGGAATTCCAGAAGAGGGGATTTTAAGAGTAGAAGAATAACGTGTTTAAATTGTTGTTGCCAAGTACTATCGTGAATGATCTGCAAATAGGTCTAGAGACTCTGTCTGCCCGCTATAAAGTTGCAGGCTAAATTGTACCTGCTATACGAGATGTTAACATGGGATCAAGATCTATTAAAGTTGGTTATCACGAGATGATCtcatttttcttcttccttggcCATTCAATGGGGTCCTtaaggaatgaatggatattCCCTTCTCTATACTCTAAACGTCATGGAAGAGGACTAAGGAGGGAAGATGCTCTAGgatatttaaaatgccAAGGTTGAGGCCTATGGTTGGATCTGATGCGGTTTTTACCATTGTGCATTGCTACCTTGCTCATCATATGCACAGTCTTCTATTTAACTAGACGAAACTCTGGCATTGGTAAAGCTGAAATTAGTGATGATATAGCTGGAAATGTTCGGGGAAAGTCATCTGGGAAGGAGGATAAAGAACATTGCGGGAAACCTGTGGAGACTAGATCAAATATCAAGGGTCGGCAAGGTCAACCGGGACGCAATTCTCAGGGACCAGAGACTGTACAATCTTCACATTTAGCTCAACAGGCTACACTTGAAGATCCTCTGGTACTTGCCGAAGTTTCTTACTCATCCCCTTTTGATGAAGGATCGATAGGTGGCCATGTAGATGTCCCATCTCAGGCATCTCCTGAAGAACCATCTACTAATGAGTTTAATAAGAACGAACCAGAGTCCAGGGAACCTAAAGAGGAAGCCTCTACAGAAGTTCCTCGAGACCTGCCAGAGCATATCCCAGAACATCAAGAGtttgaagatgaggatgagGACCCAGAATTTAATGACTATGATGGCTGGGATGGGCCTTCGCCTCAAGAGCATGAAGATGATCTAGACCCAGAATCAGACGGACTTGTAATTgaagacgaagaagatCCAGAGGAAGTTTATGAGGATGATAATCATAAAAGTGTTCCTGAGACTCCCAAAGAGCCTAATTATGAAGAAAGaccagaggatgaagacgaagaagatgaggaagaactaGGAGAATTTGAAGAGTATGTACCAGAGACTAAAGTAGAAGAGGCAGAGCCAGATGATAAAGTAGACTCTGAACCAGTACTTGAAATCCCTTACACTGAAGTCTCAGTTTAttactccagtaatgaccaACATGAGAATGGATCAGAAAAGGAGTTTGGAGATTTAGAATCCTCAGAGTCTTCTCAGGAGGTAACTACTCCATCAACTCGAGATGCAGAAGAGCCAGAAGAACCTACTCCTGTAGCTGACTACAGGTCCAAGGTAGACTCTTCACTCTTTACTGTTTTGGACTCTTTTGAGGACAATGTTAAGGTTCTCAAACTCCTGGCTAGGGACGGGGCTGTTGCCAAGAGGGTGAAGTATGATGGAGAGGAGATATGGTCCGGAGTGAGAAGATTTTCAACATTTCTCTGTTCTTCTGCTCTCTTGTAT contains:
- a CDS encoding hypothetical protein (encoded by transcript BEWA_002050A), translating into MRILYTLFAILVVRVGICGGNNGAKEALKGAEKQNPPKPTHPASSLTSKADGSLFDLEEGEEGGFKVLKLTPKTGKVTELKYDGKDVWSGKATLGKSSNLVEALIYFDENAPALAIISTDKNSKVYRYHDGKQWKDSKEEEHKKLLDALKKKYQPIESQKPGVMEDPKTLDLATPNSSSYRSFGTNINGVPARVYVVTSGVDITKVKHGDKVVWSAKNGESCFYCALLLRENAPTMTLIRIKGQKLSQVLVENDGSQWKLSSGNVQNRIETLKQGSVQVQKLSLDLSLVKDNEHCRIITSEVNGLKTRIYTLTSGRAIERITDDNVHIYNLNDGSIGYFCEYHSKDNVILLRVHTQKDYNLAMLSYKKEGDKWRSISGRDFSDKLVQMRK
- a CDS encoding hypothetical protein (encoded by transcript BEWA_002060A); translated protein: MSGNVTIDINNRPGGGVEKDDKGYYYESDGGGIVNLTSAWYPELEGTYRKLTHTPKNGQKISTINKGGTPQEGFTDLSSYSSVSVYYWSGDNGFSKPLLIQLGTGDNECYTTTNGNNWGKDSGITSGNLREKLNKQNCGKNKAHVVDLSQKKNNHNYQCPGCQIQRINVFYSSIASIISSTHSIGRSISVTSFKNSDTWQRGLPSLKDVSTVMVYWNGYGNTPLIIAQQAGKQRFFRKNKDYVNSWIEVSTGQNDLPDGETPTLATLDLSRPAGTYNDGVGNINVTVRNGSIGDGYWRYQYSLCGGLFKVTQVSHNNALLTGVSSQDPLYSISAYYYADILDLEKLLLIELRSSGSSKYTYVYFHRSSKAADEWSNYPESGGETTRLQGNDLTQKLKKEQLPDTRTNPSSTSEFKDHDSISNKSTSPIGPAIGGTVSVLVALVAMVLLVKFWPKIRTRFVGIWNGFGIHKKRKN